The genome window AACAGCCTGGGCACCATCATTATGGAGTATGTGGGCAACATCACCCTGCACCATGTAATTTATGGCACCGGTGACGTGTGGAGACAGGGTGAGGACGACGAAGGAGGATGTGGAAGGAAGGCCCTGAGCATGGAAGAGGCTGTGTGCTATGCTTGTGACATTATGACCGGCTTAGCCTTTCTTCACTCGCTGGGCATTGTGCACTTGGACCTGAAGCCTGCAAACATCTTCATCACTGAGCAGGGAGTGTGCAAGATTGGAGACTTCGGGTGCTCCCAGAAACTGGAGGAGGGCTTGTCCCAGAGCCCCCATGTTTGCCAGCAAGGGGGCACGTACACGCACCGTGCCCCCGAGCTCCTCAAGGGGGAGAGGGTCACTGCCAAAGCAGACATCTACTCATTTGCTATCACCCTCTGGCAAATTGTCATGCGAGAGCAGCCCTACCAGGGTGAGCGGCAGTACGTGCTCTACGCTGTGGTAGCCTATAACTTACGCCCTTcgctggctgctgctgttttccacgAGTCACCTGTGGGCCAGAGACTCCAGGGCATCATTAGCTGCTGCTGGAATGCTAAGGTCGAGGAGCGCCTGAgtgcagcccagctgctccccagcctcagGGCCCTTAAGGCCAGCCTCTAGGAAAACTCAGAActcttaatgtttcttttattgtCGATTTTTCTCTCCTTCCGCCTTTCCTCCAAGTGTTTAGCCCCTGCGTGATCTAAAGGCTTTATTGCTGgtttttatacttaaaaaaaaaaaaaaaaagaaactgctttgtTCTAAGAAGATTATAAATAAAGAGATTTAacaaaactgtggggtttttacCGTGGGGGGGGGTAAGGAGCAAGGATCAAGATGTTGGCAAATAGGACTTTTTCTGGTTGATCTGTTGTGTGCTGCCTTGCTCAGGGAGAAAGTGGGGAATGTGATGTGCAGAAAGTAAGTTGTTTTCAAATAAGTGAAGTACAAAAAAGGGCTGCTTTTAGAAGGTTCTTTGTACATAATACCTTTCGGTATTTCCAAAATGTCAGATAGGAGTAGTTCTTTACACTAGCTAGGTTTGTGCATTGGagcttttcctcttcatttaCCAAGGAATGAGTACGCATCACAAATCAACGAATGCAGAAAAAATAAGTCGAGTGTCGGtggctttcttttcttgttcttaaaTCCACTAAATTTCAATAACTATGCTGTTTTCTGAAACACGAAGTGTGAACTACCCAATCTCCCCATTGAAGTAAGGAACCTTTCTCACAGTCTAAGGCTGTTAAGAGTAAGAAGATACATTAACAATCTGTGCTTTTATAAGGCCTCCATGCTACCAGGTGTGTTAGATGCAAGTTGCTAGTTGGTGTATTGTAAATTTTGGTATCTGAAGTACTGTAAGAGCATCTTGTGTGGAATAGAAACTTCCCAGGTTTTGGAGGTACAgagggagtttaaaaaaaaaaaaaaaaaaaaatttgaaaaacatgaaGGGAGATGTATAGGTACAAAACCCTCATATatcaggggaaggggaggattACTTGCCCTTCATGATGCATGGGTCGGTATTAGACAAGATACTGGACGTACTGAAAAGGAAGATTGCTTAAAGCAGTAATAATGATACTCCACAGGTGCTCAAAGCATACACTATTGAACTATCCTCTGTGCTGCTTATGTCTGATCTACTATCTTTCCTAATCTGGTTGTAACATGTCTGGGAAAGGAAGTTCTGTAGGCAATGCTGAAGAAAAAGAGCTCTGATCCCTGATTTATCAGAACTGATAATTATCGATCCGAAATCTCAGCCCTTATCTGGAGCTACGAAGATCCAACTGCTGTAGCTAATACTGCCGTCCTGCTCAAAGACTTGCTTCTTTTTAAGACAGGACAAAGAGTGATGTTTCagtcaaattgtttttcttctttccctttcctcccccttgcttccattctggaaaaaaatcccaaaggaaTTCAGCCAGTTTCCTGATTTCTGACACACATCTGTTCTTAGCCCCGTGAAATCCTGGAAATGAGCAACTATGTGAATTTGAGAGGATTCTGTAGGTCTTTATGGTATTTGGGTTGGTCATTAAAATTAATGGTTTATAAAGCATATCTAAGCTTAACTATTTCCTGCTCTTCTGTCCCCCTTAAGTAGAACTGTAAAATGCCGGGTGGAATCAAAAACCCTAAGGTAAATTCTGGAATAagtttcctgtgttttctctgtcaaAATAATTATGCTGTAGAGCCAGAACTTATGGGGTTTTTGTGTtatgtaactttttttaataaactataAATAGCTTATAAAAGTTATCATAATAAGACACTTACCTCTTAAAATTATTAGCTGAGGGCATGTAAGATAAAATTTTGGATAAAGCCACTGGCATGCCTTACCTTAACATGTTTCCCCACTCTTCaaaagaatataataaaaaattgcaattaaaGTTTTTTTAGTAGTTCCTAGGTGCCTATgtgttgtatttattttgccAACCTAGGTAGCTTGTTGCTTAAACTGTTAGAAATTTAATGGTACTTTGGAACCAGTAAGTGCTACTCGAGTCTCTGTGAAAAATCAAGCACCCTTCAAATTCTCTGTCATACTTCACAGAAGAATACTGAATGGCCAAGCCCTATTCTTGAAGCATAATCAGCTCTGCAGATGTCTCCGTCGATTTTACTGGATTCTCTCTTTTGAGAGCTAGTAAGAACTTTGCACAGCCCTCAAGATGTAGGCACATCATTATCTGCTGTCATcatgatgtgttttattttttagtagcTTCTAAGATTTGATTTGCTTCTTTTTGATTGCTAATGAGCTTTGAGCTAATACTAATCAAGAAACATCTCAGGCATGGTAGCTCAGAATCCATGGTTCTATGTGATGAGGATTATTTTGCCTGTGTGCCTCACTTTACATCAACCTACCTTGGATCTCCTTCTGCCAGTTTGTAGCTGGCCCTCGCACTCACCGCCCTAACTAACTCCAGCATCAGCAAATTTGTTTATCTTACGGGTCACTTTCTCGCACTTCATTTATGGGTTTGCTGAGCAGTACAGGACCCTGTGAAACACCCGTGGACGCTTTCTCTAGTTGAGAAAACTGACACTTTACCCTCCGCTCCTATCTTTTGACTTATCCAGCCCAGGATTTTCTCTCCTAAACGTGTCTACTTAGTACCTTTAAAATGTTTGCGGTGAAGGGTTTTTCAAATACCTTTGGGAACCCAAAGGGAACATATTAACCATCTCCTGCTCTGCACGCTGTTGGTGCTCCTCAAGAATTCTAATATAATTCAACACAGTTGTGAAGCACAACTCCTTCCAACCAAAGCAATATTGGTTCCTCCTAAACAAATAATATCTATGTGTCTGTTAATTCCTTTAATATAGTATCTGCTAATGTATCTTGTACAGATGTCAATCATGTAATTAGAAAAGTTATTTCTTAAAGACTTCCATGGGATATGGTCCTGGAGAGAAGAGAGGGCACCTAGTTGATTTTCAAGGATTGTCTTCTCCAAGCTCAAGACTGGTCCATCCCAATGagcaggaaatcaagcaaaggtggcaggatGCCTCTGGGGATAAACAAGGAG of Rissa tridactyla isolate bRisTri1 chromosome 2, bRisTri1.patW.cur.20221130, whole genome shotgun sequence contains these proteins:
- the MOS gene encoding proto-oncogene serine/threonine-protein kinase mos, translating into MPSPIPLNCFLPLEFSPSVDLRPCSSPLVIPGKDSKNFLGGIPAARTRRLPPRLAWCSIDWDQLCLLQPLGSGGFGSVYKATYHGATVAVKQVKKSSKNRLASRQSFWAELNVARLQHNNVVRVVAASTCAPASQNSLGTIIMEYVGNITLHHVIYGTGDVWRQGEDDEGGCGRKALSMEEAVCYACDIMTGLAFLHSLGIVHLDLKPANIFITEQGVCKIGDFGCSQKLEEGLSQSPHVCQQGGTYTHRAPELLKGERVTAKADIYSFAITLWQIVMREQPYQGERQYVLYAVVAYNLRPSLAAAVFHESPVGQRLQGIISCCWNAKVEERLSAAQLLPSLRALKASL